A region of Kribbella sp. NBC_01245 DNA encodes the following proteins:
- a CDS encoding MFS transporter, whose protein sequence is MALGNQNPVQPTTGVPNTRRVRQRASRCGTMGPPHLISRETRVNLALLALAIGAFGIGTTEFVIVGLLPEIATDLSVSIPTAGLLISGYALSVVIGAPVMTLAGSRLPRKTMLVGLMSVFILGNAVCAIAGSYALLMTGRAVTALCHGAFFGIGSVVAANLVAPNKRASAIAMMFTGLTIANVLGVPMGTALGQQFGWRSTFWAVTAIGIVGMIGLIVLVPPQPREESSIRGELAVFRRPQVWLALLMTTLGFAGVFASFTYIAPMMTDVAGFSSGSVTWLLIVFGAGLCLGNVFGGKAADRNLMPSLYVILAALASVLLVFVWTAHSKPLSVVTILLFGIAGFATVPALQMRVMDKAEGAPALASAANIAAFNLGNAIGAWLGGLAISAQLGYTSPNWVGASLALAGLAVAAFSGALDRRARGVQGTTLSAERTETVAGV, encoded by the coding sequence TTGGCGCTCGGCAACCAGAACCCTGTGCAGCCCACTACTGGGGTGCCTAACACTCGTAGGGTCAGACAGCGCGCGAGTCGTTGCGGCACGATGGGGCCGCCGCACCTGATCTCGAGGGAGACCCGCGTGAATCTCGCCCTGCTCGCACTGGCCATCGGTGCGTTCGGTATCGGTACGACGGAGTTCGTCATCGTCGGCCTGCTACCGGAGATCGCGACCGACCTGAGTGTTTCCATCCCGACGGCCGGACTGCTGATCTCCGGTTACGCGCTGAGTGTGGTGATCGGTGCGCCGGTGATGACGCTGGCGGGATCACGCCTGCCGCGCAAGACGATGCTGGTCGGCCTGATGAGCGTGTTCATTCTCGGCAACGCGGTCTGCGCGATCGCCGGCAGCTACGCGCTGCTGATGACCGGCCGGGCCGTCACGGCGTTGTGCCATGGCGCGTTCTTCGGCATCGGCTCGGTGGTGGCGGCCAACCTGGTCGCGCCGAACAAACGCGCCAGCGCGATCGCGATGATGTTCACCGGTCTGACCATCGCGAATGTGCTGGGTGTGCCGATGGGAACCGCTCTCGGCCAGCAGTTCGGCTGGCGCTCGACCTTCTGGGCGGTCACGGCCATCGGCATTGTCGGCATGATCGGCCTGATCGTGCTGGTGCCACCGCAGCCACGGGAGGAGAGCAGTATCCGGGGCGAGCTGGCGGTATTCCGCAGACCACAGGTGTGGCTGGCATTACTTATGACCACGCTTGGTTTCGCCGGTGTATTCGCGTCGTTCACCTATATCGCTCCGATGATGACCGATGTGGCCGGATTCTCGTCGGGTTCGGTGACCTGGTTGTTGATCGTCTTCGGGGCCGGTCTGTGTCTGGGTAATGTGTTCGGCGGTAAGGCGGCCGATCGCAATCTGATGCCGAGCCTTTATGTCATCCTGGCGGCTCTTGCAAGCGTTTTATTGGTGTTCGTATGGACCGCGCACAGCAAGCCGCTTTCAGTGGTGACGATCCTGTTGTTCGGTATCGCCGGATTCGCCACCGTGCCGGCTTTGCAGATGCGTGTGATGGACAAGGCCGAGGGCGCACCCGCGCTGGCCTCGGCTGCCAATATCGCCGCGTTCAATCTGGGGAATGCGATCGGCGCGTGGCTCGGTGGTCTGGCCATCAGCGCACAGCTCGGCTACACGTCACCCAACTGGGTCGGCGCCAGCCTTGCGCTGGCAGGCCTTGCGGTAGCAGCGTTTTCGGGCGCACTGGATCGCCGGGCGCGCGGCGTGCAAGGCACCACCCTGTCCGCAGAACGGACCGAAACGGTCGCCGGCGTGTGA